The Flavobacterium jumunjinense genome includes a region encoding these proteins:
- a CDS encoding alpha/beta fold hydrolase: protein MKKIVLLLLFIFNLTFSQKKITEKSEMFYYSLDLYSEHYADKEFKLSAAVRIENFLPNSKLDMGFIEKDEDQKYINYTSLYYDNVRNTDWKTYEVKGTINPKSKNFSVSIICRNKGDFYFDDFKLQIKNDRGKWETIKLENPGFEEGINLKQWNNFVNNGNQIEPENFTYTHTTEKPFKGKSCLHIKGTDILGSSSHGKFLEANGVQLYYETYGEGEPLLLLHGNGQSINAFSKQVEEYAKHYKVILVDCRGRGNSGYQDDVELTFDVEIEDLKQFLEKINIEKTHIVGWSDGGILGILMAIKHPEKVDKMVSMAGNIFPAGMIDKEELMDYIKQLEKLNDKHQYDKNIDFIYLDYKYPNLDYKDLNVITSKCLIMAGDRDEIKTEHTVKIFENIPNAQLAIVPNATHYLPSKNPELFNQIVLRFLKE from the coding sequence ATGAAAAAAATTGTATTACTACTACTTTTTATTTTTAACCTTACTTTTTCGCAAAAAAAAATAACCGAAAAATCGGAAATGTTCTATTATAGTCTAGACCTATATAGTGAGCATTATGCAGATAAAGAATTTAAATTATCCGCAGCTGTTCGCATCGAAAACTTTTTACCCAATTCTAAATTAGATATGGGATTCATAGAAAAAGATGAAGATCAAAAATATATAAACTATACGAGTTTATACTATGATAATGTTAGAAATACCGATTGGAAAACTTATGAAGTTAAAGGGACTATTAATCCTAAATCTAAAAACTTTTCAGTAAGTATTATTTGTAGAAACAAAGGCGATTTTTATTTTGATGATTTTAAACTTCAAATAAAAAACGATAGAGGCAAATGGGAAACTATAAAACTTGAAAACCCTGGTTTTGAAGAAGGAATTAATTTAAAACAATGGAACAACTTTGTGAACAATGGGAATCAAATTGAACCCGAAAACTTCACCTATACGCATACTACAGAAAAACCATTTAAAGGAAAATCTTGTTTGCATATTAAAGGAACTGATATTTTAGGAAGTTCATCTCATGGTAAATTTTTAGAAGCCAATGGTGTTCAATTGTATTATGAAACTTATGGAGAAGGAGAACCGCTATTGCTATTGCATGGAAACGGTCAGTCTATCAATGCTTTTAGCAAACAAGTAGAAGAATATGCAAAACATTATAAAGTGATTCTAGTAGATTGTCGTGGTAGGGGAAACTCTGGCTATCAAGACGATGTGGAACTTACTTTTGATGTAGAAATTGAAGATTTGAAACAATTTTTAGAGAAAATAAACATAGAGAAAACACATATTGTGGGTTGGAGTGATGGTGGCATTTTAGGTATATTAATGGCTATTAAACATCCAGAAAAAGTAGATAAAATGGTTTCTATGGCTGGGAATATATTTCCAGCTGGTATGATTGATAAAGAAGAATTAATGGATTACATTAAACAACTTGAAAAATTAAATGACAAGCATCAATACGACAAAAATATAGATTTCATATATTTAGATTATAAATATCCAAATCTTGACTATAAAGATTTAAATGTAATAACGAGTAAATGTCTAATTATGGCTGGAGATCGTGACGAAATAAAAACAGAACATACAGTGAAAATTTTTGAAAACATTCCCAATGCACAGTTGGCAATTGTTCCAAACGCTACGCATTATCTACCAAGTAAAAATCCAGAATTATTTAATCAAATTGTATTGCGTTTTTTGAAAGAGTAA
- a CDS encoding tetratricopeptide repeat protein, giving the protein MKKVLLTVAICLLGISNYAQEQIISELKKAYEEKSYDLIISKHSDKVNEYPAEAVYYIGMAYYMKADDNNAIKIMDISIKKDKSNPDAHFIKGMTYNYMGQFDKAITSFNTAIELDSKNTNYFSGLGDSYFSQKEYNKALIAYTTATEKNDPTERAFVMIPQVYVQLNQLEKALEAFYKSSEIISKESGSYITILYNIGLYEYLNKNYDKSEIAYKELIEIAPNDYQSYAKLIQVYYGKKEYEKAKPLREKLYQAYKGGELEGNLKSMFCFDQFEWNGKLILAFERFAVKEGQLYYKHVFYIPNEKGETEFTIQTENSPVSVELGGPKYVLGMDKGGAHSTFRYGFNEDLNYEDLKKTVLLVLEEKIEAGASSRRKNK; this is encoded by the coding sequence ATGAAAAAAGTTCTGCTAACAGTTGCAATTTGTCTTTTAGGGATAAGTAATTATGCACAAGAGCAAATTATAAGTGAATTAAAAAAAGCTTATGAAGAGAAAAGTTATGATTTAATTATTTCGAAGCATTCTGATAAAGTAAATGAATATCCCGCTGAAGCAGTTTATTATATTGGCATGGCTTATTATATGAAGGCAGATGATAATAATGCCATTAAAATAATGGATATTTCAATCAAGAAAGATAAATCAAATCCAGATGCTCACTTTATTAAAGGAATGACCTATAATTATATGGGACAGTTTGATAAAGCAATTACATCTTTCAATACTGCGATAGAATTAGACTCCAAAAACACAAACTATTTTAGTGGTTTAGGTGATTCTTATTTTAGTCAAAAGGAATATAATAAAGCACTTATTGCCTACACTACTGCTACAGAAAAGAATGATCCAACCGAAAGGGCTTTTGTGATGATTCCTCAAGTTTATGTACAACTCAATCAACTTGAAAAAGCTTTAGAAGCATTCTATAAATCGAGTGAAATCATTTCTAAAGAATCAGGTTCATATATAACCATACTTTATAACATAGGATTGTATGAATATCTAAATAAAAACTATGACAAATCTGAAATTGCTTATAAAGAATTAATTGAAATAGCTCCAAATGATTATCAATCTTATGCTAAATTAATTCAAGTTTATTATGGTAAAAAAGAATATGAAAAAGCAAAACCTTTAAGAGAAAAACTATACCAAGCCTATAAGGGCGGGGAATTAGAGGGGAATTTGAAAAGTATGTTTTGTTTTGATCAATTTGAATGGAATGGAAAATTGATACTTGCTTTTGAACGATTTGCGGTTAAAGAAGGACAATTATATTACAAACATGTATTTTACATACCTAATGAGAAAGGAGAAACAGAATTTACAATTCAAACAGAAAATTCGCCAGTTTCGGTAGAGTTAGGTGGGCCTAAATATGTATTAGGAATGGACAAAGGAGGAGCACATTCAACTTTTAGATACGGATTTAACGAAGATTTAAATTATGAAGATTTAAAAAAGACTGTTCTTTTGGTTCTTGAAGAAAAAATAGAAGCAGGGGCAAGTTCTCGAAGAAAAAACAAATAA
- a CDS encoding erythromycin esterase family protein — MRHFFLILCILIGNITFIEAQEDSYSINDTILKTLPENVTIVGLGDPTHQESTITTYRIDLIKKLVVEKGYKIIAIEGNMYEFYKAHQRFVIDNDISNYEKAMYRMLNAKEMEALYSFVYEQNKKGNEVKFLGFDPAFSGVSFAKNIAEDLEQVTVLSQEEKNDFIKYIEKANIANLSALFRNNKKVKRKIIDYSEKILATFKPKNKDDYFFCEALKNMIFLFEDKPNTPYDGDDKRDIGMCMNFDFIRSQYPEEKVVLFGSSTHLLKIPKSIPLPFYQNNRITFANQLFEKYKDDYFYIAYTSLSGTKYNYLNKSKPKTIPEAIENSIEYKINQEFDGTAKYITEKTYPSESIIESRFMGHSFTPLYLWEVIDGLVLINEVKPFEIKEIDEHK, encoded by the coding sequence ATGAGACACTTTTTCTTAATTTTATGCATATTAATAGGTAACATAACATTTATTGAAGCACAAGAAGATAGCTACAGTATTAATGATACTATTCTTAAAACACTACCAGAAAATGTTACTATTGTTGGATTAGGAGATCCTACGCATCAAGAAAGTACTATTACAACCTACCGCATCGATTTAATAAAGAAATTGGTTGTTGAAAAAGGATATAAAATTATCGCAATAGAAGGTAATATGTATGAGTTTTATAAAGCACACCAACGTTTTGTTATAGATAACGATATTTCGAACTACGAAAAAGCGATGTATAGAATGCTCAATGCTAAAGAAATGGAAGCGTTGTATTCGTTTGTTTATGAACAAAATAAAAAAGGAAATGAGGTAAAGTTTTTAGGGTTCGATCCTGCTTTTTCTGGAGTTAGTTTTGCTAAAAATATAGCAGAAGATTTAGAGCAAGTAACAGTACTTTCTCAAGAAGAAAAGAACGATTTTATAAAGTATATTGAAAAAGCGAATATTGCGAATCTTAGTGCTTTGTTTCGAAACAACAAAAAGGTGAAACGAAAAATTATAGATTATTCTGAGAAGATATTGGCAACTTTTAAACCTAAAAATAAAGACGATTATTTCTTTTGTGAAGCTTTAAAGAATATGATTTTTCTATTTGAAGATAAACCAAATACACCCTATGATGGAGATGATAAAAGAGATATAGGAATGTGTATGAATTTCGATTTCATTCGTTCGCAATATCCAGAAGAGAAAGTTGTACTTTTCGGATCGAGTACTCATTTGTTAAAAATTCCGAAATCAATTCCTCTTCCTTTTTATCAAAATAACCGAATTACATTTGCAAATCAATTGTTTGAAAAATATAAAGACGACTATTTTTATATTGCCTATACTTCCTTATCAGGTACGAAATATAACTACCTAAATAAAAGCAAGCCTAAGACAATTCCAGAAGCGATTGAAAACAGTATTGAATATAAAATAAATCAAGAATTTGATGGTACAGCAAAGTATATTACTGAGAAAACGTACCCTAGTGAAAGTATAATCGAATCGAGATTTATGGGACATTCTTTTACACCTTTATATCTTTGGGAAGTAATTGATGGCTTAGTTTTGATAAATGAAGTTAAGCCTTTTGAAATTAAAGAGATTGATGAACATAAGTAA
- a CDS encoding glycosyl hydrolase family 8 codes for MKKPNLRIKSLFLILMATVCLNTTAQTQPFPANKIYSNGLLPNNRNSQDAISNYNIWKANFLEPCSNGRYRVKFDNPSQTVSEGIAYGMLLTAYAGEQTIFNGLWNYYKDNRDVAGLMNWKINGCNGGAAGTGGATDSEVDAAMALIVADYQWGSSGGINYNNDAKTLITAIKVHEVEAGTFVLKPGEFGGELITNPSYFAPAYFRKFASFMNDSFWNNVADKCYEIINNNLTVNNAAGGLVSDWCTASGNYSSLASGYANGGTKYTYDAARTPWRIAVDYAWYGNNQAKNYSKKSSDFIRVTKNGSQNIVDGYNQNGSNHGQYHNSTFVGAFASAAIGGDNQAHLNNSYSDLIGINEPYSYYNQTLKTIYLFLLTGNFYLPEGTVINPPSDGIIDGTVYKIIGKQSGKSVDVTDVSTNNGANVQQWAYGGGNNQKWRAESVDNGYWKLVNSNSGKCLEVSGYSNADGGNVQQWDYANHNYQHWKIEANGDGSYKMINRGSGKAMDGAGSNNGANIQQWAYGGGNNQKWIFSDVNATNKENSAINEDDTTVTTVFPNPTTGIANLSVTANATVTLFDLLGKEIWKKETKIAETIQLDLSKFNNGVYIIQVNSNGVTNSQKIIVQK; via the coding sequence ATGAAAAAACCAAATCTAAGGATTAAGTCTCTTTTCTTAATTCTAATGGCAACAGTGTGCCTAAACACTACTGCTCAAACGCAACCTTTTCCTGCCAACAAAATCTATTCAAATGGACTTTTACCAAATAATAGAAACAGTCAGGATGCCATCAGTAATTACAACATTTGGAAAGCCAACTTTTTAGAACCCTGTAGTAATGGTCGTTACAGAGTGAAATTTGACAATCCAAGTCAAACAGTTTCTGAGGGAATCGCTTATGGTATGCTATTAACAGCTTATGCTGGCGAACAAACTATTTTTAACGGACTGTGGAATTATTACAAAGACAATAGAGACGTAGCTGGATTGATGAACTGGAAAATTAACGGTTGTAATGGTGGAGCTGCTGGAACAGGTGGAGCTACCGATTCTGAAGTTGATGCTGCCATGGCTCTTATTGTTGCTGATTATCAATGGGGTTCATCAGGAGGTATTAATTATAATAATGATGCAAAAACCTTGATTACTGCCATTAAAGTACATGAAGTAGAAGCGGGAACATTTGTATTGAAACCTGGGGAATTTGGAGGAGAATTAATTACCAATCCTTCCTACTTTGCTCCTGCTTATTTTAGAAAATTTGCTAGCTTTATGAATGATTCATTTTGGAACAATGTAGCCGATAAATGTTATGAAATCATCAACAACAACCTTACCGTAAATAATGCTGCTGGTGGATTAGTATCTGATTGGTGTACTGCTTCTGGAAACTACTCTAGTTTGGCAAGTGGTTATGCAAATGGTGGAACAAAATATACCTATGACGCAGCTCGAACACCTTGGAGAATTGCAGTAGATTATGCTTGGTATGGAAATAATCAAGCTAAAAATTATTCTAAGAAATCGTCCGATTTTATTAGAGTAACTAAAAATGGTTCTCAAAATATTGTAGATGGTTACAATCAAAATGGTAGCAATCATGGGCAATATCATAATTCTACTTTTGTTGGTGCTTTTGCTTCAGCTGCAATTGGTGGAGATAATCAAGCTCATTTGAATAATTCCTACTCCGATTTAATTGGAATTAATGAACCTTATTCCTATTACAACCAAACACTTAAAACAATCTATTTATTTCTTTTAACAGGTAACTTCTATCTTCCTGAAGGTACAGTAATAAATCCTCCTAGTGATGGTATTATTGATGGAACAGTATATAAAATCATAGGCAAACAAAGTGGTAAAAGTGTAGATGTTACCGATGTATCAACAAATAATGGTGCGAATGTGCAGCAATGGGCTTATGGAGGTGGAAATAATCAAAAATGGAGAGCCGAAAGTGTAGATAATGGGTATTGGAAGTTAGTAAACAGTAACAGTGGTAAATGTCTAGAAGTGAGCGGTTATTCCAATGCAGACGGAGGCAATGTGCAACAATGGGATTATGCAAACCATAATTACCAACATTGGAAAATTGAAGCCAATGGTGACGGATCCTATAAAATGATTAATAGAGGAAGTGGAAAAGCAATGGACGGTGCAGGAAGTAATAATGGAGCAAATATTCAACAATGGGCCTATGGTGGTGGGAACAATCAAAAATGGATATTTTCCGATGTCAACGCTACAAACAAAGAAAATAGTGCAATAAATGAAGATGATACAACAGTAACAACTGTTTTCCCTAACCCTACCACAGGAATAGCAAATCTATCTGTTACTGCAAATGCAACCGTTACTTTATTCGATTTATTAGGAAAAGAAATTTGGAAAAAAGAAACTAAGATTGCTGAAACGATACAACTCGATTTAAGTAAATTTAATAACGGTGTATACATTATACAAGTAAACAGCAATGGAGTTACAAATTCTCAAAAAATAATAGTACAAAAGTAG
- a CDS encoding DUF6794 domain-containing protein, which translates to MKKLFVLIIIFHLQVTFSQEELKKYDENYTPLNLEDGLEYMEYIWSEKDKKEFKNLPETSISGYLPIEVSKIIWILEEPPAIDFFIKNGIFSKRDICSIVLKAFHRKLNNKKVNFKSLIKPYQRYWRKVNKEKYKEDKSFFRKYKVGDTLTFKFLRTYIDDEQEKLYQEGNCNARGILLEKRKSDFNLKIKLIEICDKKGIYIVDFSKKEIEKSGFEVKNVGDVFWNFYNDWEPITSKLSRH; encoded by the coding sequence ATGAAAAAACTTTTTGTACTGATTATTATATTTCATTTGCAAGTGACTTTTTCACAAGAAGAGTTAAAAAAATATGATGAAAATTATACTCCATTAAATCTTGAAGATGGACTAGAATACATGGAATATATTTGGAGTGAAAAAGATAAAAAAGAATTTAAAAATCTTCCTGAAACCTCTATTTCAGGATATCTTCCTATAGAAGTATCAAAAATAATTTGGATACTAGAAGAACCGCCTGCTATAGATTTTTTTATCAAAAATGGAATATTTTCGAAAAGAGATATATGCTCAATTGTTTTAAAAGCATTTCATAGAAAGTTAAACAATAAAAAGGTTAATTTCAAGTCGCTTATCAAACCTTACCAAAGATATTGGAGGAAAGTAAATAAAGAAAAATATAAAGAAGATAAAAGTTTTTTTAGAAAATATAAAGTTGGTGATACACTAACATTTAAATTCTTGAGAACTTATATAGATGATGAGCAAGAAAAATTATATCAAGAAGGAAACTGTAACGCAAGAGGAATTCTTCTAGAAAAAAGAAAATCTGATTTTAATTTAAAAATTAAGTTAATTGAAATCTGCGACAAAAAAGGAATATATATTGTTGATTTTAGTAAAAAAGAAATAGAAAAGTCAGGTTTTGAAGTTAAGAATGTAGGTGATGTTTTCTGGAATTTCTATAATGATTGGGAACCCATCACTTCTAAATTATCAAGACATTAA
- a CDS encoding acyl-CoA carboxylase subunit beta: MDLNFNKNEDHNKLLVSDLKQRFAQVKLGGGQKRIDKLHAEGKMTARERIDYLLDEKAKSIEIGAFVGDGMYEEHGGCPSGGVVVKIGYIQGKQCIVVANDATVKAGAWFPITGKKNLRAQEIAIENRLPIIYLVDSAGVYLPMQDEIFPDKEHFGRIFRNNAVMSSMGITQIAAVMGSCVAGGAYLPIMSDEAMIVDKTGSIFLAGSYLVKAAIGESIDNEVLGGATTHCEISGVTDFKAKDDADALKRIKSIVGKIGDFDKAGYNRVKAAKPTLDPKDIYGILPKARNEQYDMKEIINRLIDNSEFDEYKEGYGQTIITGYARIDGWAVGIVANQRKIVKTTAAKTKPSEMQFGGVIYSDSADKATRFIANCNQKKIPLVFLQDVTGFMVGSKSEHGGIIKDGAKMVNAVSNSVVPKFTVIVGNSYGAGNYAMCGKAYDPRLIFAWPSAELAVMGGTQAAKVLAQIEAASLKKKGQVVDEKVEKELFDKIKARYDEQVSPYYAASRLWTDGIIDPLDTRTWISMGIEAANHAPIEKPFNLGVIQV, encoded by the coding sequence ATGGATTTAAATTTCAACAAAAACGAAGACCACAATAAACTTTTAGTATCCGATTTAAAACAACGTTTCGCCCAAGTAAAACTAGGAGGTGGACAAAAACGTATCGATAAGCTTCATGCGGAAGGAAAAATGACAGCTCGTGAACGTATTGACTATTTGTTAGATGAAAAAGCGAAAAGTATCGAAATTGGTGCTTTCGTTGGCGATGGAATGTATGAAGAACACGGTGGTTGTCCTTCTGGTGGTGTGGTAGTAAAAATAGGTTACATTCAAGGAAAGCAATGTATCGTTGTTGCCAATGATGCTACTGTGAAAGCGGGTGCTTGGTTTCCTATTACTGGAAAAAAGAATTTAAGAGCGCAAGAAATTGCTATAGAAAACAGATTACCTATCATTTATTTAGTAGATTCTGCAGGGGTATATTTACCAATGCAAGATGAAATTTTTCCAGATAAAGAACATTTTGGTCGCATTTTTCGTAATAATGCTGTAATGAGTAGCATGGGGATTACCCAAATTGCTGCCGTTATGGGAAGTTGTGTTGCAGGTGGTGCCTATTTACCTATCATGAGCGATGAAGCGATGATTGTAGACAAAACGGGAAGCATTTTCTTGGCAGGAAGCTATTTAGTGAAAGCGGCTATTGGAGAAAGTATCGATAATGAAGTATTGGGTGGTGCAACAACACATTGTGAAATTTCGGGAGTTACCGATTTTAAAGCGAAAGATGATGCCGATGCCTTAAAAAGAATCAAAAGTATTGTTGGTAAAATTGGTGATTTTGACAAAGCAGGCTACAACCGTGTGAAAGCAGCAAAACCTACTTTAGATCCGAAAGATATTTACGGAATTTTACCAAAAGCAAGAAACGAACAATATGATATGAAAGAGATTATCAATCGTTTGATTGATAATTCTGAGTTTGACGAATACAAAGAGGGTTACGGGCAAACAATTATTACGGGATATGCTCGTATTGATGGTTGGGCAGTAGGAATTGTTGCCAATCAACGTAAGATTGTAAAAACAACTGCAGCAAAAACCAAACCGAGCGAAATGCAATTTGGTGGTGTAATCTATTCGGATTCTGCCGATAAAGCAACTCGTTTTATTGCCAATTGTAACCAAAAGAAAATTCCGTTGGTCTTTTTACAAGATGTTACAGGATTTATGGTTGGTAGTAAAAGTGAACATGGCGGAATTATTAAAGATGGTGCCAAAATGGTAAATGCTGTTTCTAATTCGGTTGTACCAAAATTCACTGTGATTGTAGGAAATAGTTATGGTGCTGGAAACTATGCGATGTGTGGAAAAGCATATGACCCTCGATTGATTTTTGCATGGCCAAGTGCAGAATTAGCAGTAATGGGTGGTACACAAGCTGCAAAAGTTTTAGCACAAATTGAAGCTGCTTCTTTAAAGAAAAAAGGACAAGTGGTAGATGAAAAAGTAGAAAAAGAATTATTCGACAAAATAAAAGCACGCTATGATGAGCAGGTTTCTCCTTATTATGCTGCTTCTCGTTTATGGACCGATGGAATTATTGATCCTTTAGATACACGTACTTGGATTTCTATGGGTATTGAAGCGGCAAACCACGCTCCTATTGAAAAACCGTTTAATCTGGGTGTGATTCAGGTTTAA
- a CDS encoding YheT family hydrolase, with protein MKTVLPNIESSFRLEQNIAFYLILFSKTTMPFIPHSDYNIAVPFMHKHKHVSTIYAGMFKNFSVPNYKRETLELSDGDFLMVDYNLENTQKAVILCHGLEGNSRRPYINSCATYFLARNYGVFAWNNRSCGGAMNRLPRLYHHAAIEDLDAVVQFALTKVEEVYLIGYSMGGAQVLNYFGRTQNMSSKVKAGIAVSVPVEVRSSAESLKQGFNKVYMNNFTSGLSKKLKIKAQQFPELLDWSKIKDIKTFDELDDNFTAPLHGFKDREDYYFSVSPARNIENISKPVLIINALDDPFLGDDCYPVDLATEHQYIHLETPKYGGHCAYPMKNTLHSYAEIRAFSFIEGLKR; from the coding sequence TTGAAAACAGTATTGCCCAATATAGAATCATCTTTTAGATTGGAACAAAATATAGCTTTTTATTTAATACTTTTTTCAAAAACAACTATGCCATTTATCCCTCATTCCGATTATAATATTGCTGTTCCTTTTATGCATAAACACAAACATGTTTCTACCATTTATGCTGGTATGTTTAAAAACTTTAGTGTACCTAATTATAAAAGAGAAACACTAGAATTATCGGATGGAGATTTTCTGATGGTGGATTATAACTTAGAAAACACACAAAAAGCAGTAATTTTATGTCATGGCTTAGAAGGCAATTCCAGACGACCTTATATAAACAGTTGTGCTACCTATTTCTTAGCACGAAATTATGGTGTTTTTGCATGGAATAATCGCAGTTGTGGTGGTGCTATGAATCGTTTGCCTCGTTTGTATCATCATGCTGCTATTGAAGATTTAGACGCAGTGGTTCAATTTGCGCTTACAAAAGTAGAAGAAGTCTATCTTATTGGTTATTCTATGGGTGGTGCACAAGTATTGAACTATTTTGGAAGAACACAAAACATGAGTTCGAAAGTGAAAGCAGGCATTGCTGTTTCTGTACCAGTAGAAGTTCGATCGAGCGCAGAATCTTTAAAACAAGGCTTCAATAAAGTATACATGAACAACTTTACTTCTGGTTTAAGTAAGAAGCTAAAAATAAAAGCCCAACAATTTCCAGAGCTACTCGATTGGAGTAAGATTAAAGACATTAAAACCTTTGATGAACTCGATGATAATTTTACGGCTCCACTTCATGGTTTTAAAGATCGGGAAGATTATTATTTTAGTGTTTCTCCTGCTAGGAACATTGAGAATATTTCCAAACCTGTTTTAATAATTAATGCCTTAGACGATCCTTTTTTAGGCGATGATTGTTATCCAGTTGATTTGGCTACCGAACATCAGTATATTCATTTAGAAACACCCAAATATGGCGGACATTGTGCTTATCCTATGAAGAATACGTTACATTCCTATGCCGAAATTAGAGCTTTTTCTTTTATTGAGGGTTTGAAGCGGTAG
- a CDS encoding TauD/TfdA family dioxygenase — MEDWLINFVFSNELDYKPISDILDQGKSIVLLKNVPLNDDILSSIVSHLGIPITELRNNNNKDVFDVKVFKNQGLFRSIANSNLDFPLHTDCADFKETPNVIGLLCVNPAPKNQGISTFAFVSDIVKKLDFDTITVLLEEKWAFKNYFKPILTQKKEQFRICYDRITMESYTELKEEKIKKLDLLDTIFKECTLELKLESGDLILFRNDLLLHGRTGFKITSNRLFKRVRFHLN; from the coding sequence GTGGAGGATTGGTTAATTAATTTTGTATTTTCAAATGAACTGGATTATAAACCCATTTCAGATATTTTAGATCAGGGAAAGAGTATTGTTTTATTAAAAAATGTCCCTTTAAATGATGATATTTTATCGAGTATTGTTTCACATTTAGGTATTCCAATTACCGAATTAAGAAATAACAATAATAAAGATGTTTTTGATGTAAAGGTCTTTAAAAATCAAGGTTTGTTTCGCTCAATAGCTAATTCAAACCTTGATTTTCCTTTGCATACTGATTGTGCTGACTTTAAAGAGACTCCAAATGTAATTGGTTTACTCTGTGTAAATCCTGCACCTAAAAATCAAGGAATAAGTACATTTGCTTTTGTTTCTGATATAGTAAAAAAACTAGATTTCGATACTATTACTGTTTTACTTGAAGAGAAATGGGCTTTTAAAAATTATTTCAAACCAATTTTAACTCAAAAAAAAGAACAATTCCGTATTTGCTATGATAGAATTACTATGGAGTCTTATACAGAACTAAAGGAGGAAAAAATAAAAAAACTAGACTTATTAGATACTATTTTTAAAGAATGTACTTTAGAGTTGAAATTAGAATCTGGAGATTTAATACTTTTTAGAAATGATTTATTATTGCATGGAAGAACTGGTTTTAAAATAACGTCTAATCGTTTATTTAAAAGAGTACGCTTTCATTTGAATTAA
- a CDS encoding SAM-dependent methyltransferase, with translation MDEKIINNAIQKLTSSIFENAIDEVEAVKSLDEIHGYFQQITEITGSDFVIEHMAAIPTARGKALGLNFAAQCLLDYKRTIKFLKAIVSAIKEKQKAHPGELIKIFYAGCGPYAPFVTLIAPLFQPEEIQFSLLEINKNSVKSAKKLIEGLKLSNYVNEFYTADAVTFQVPNSDSFHILISETLDALLYRECYVPILFNLLPQFNANITLLPENVILHLSFLDKVENSTDYKEYDGDSILDVRESVASFSNSGNIPSQLPEVKVDLTSLNTNCEKMIIDTKVHVYDDIWLYRNESSLTIPLEIVLEQPLDKKEIIFTYFIAPEIELKCSMA, from the coding sequence ATGGATGAAAAAATAATTAATAATGCAATTCAAAAACTTACTTCTTCTATATTTGAAAATGCAATCGATGAGGTTGAAGCCGTAAAAAGCCTAGACGAAATTCATGGTTATTTTCAACAAATCACTGAAATTACAGGAAGCGATTTTGTCATTGAGCATATGGCAGCTATTCCGACAGCTAGAGGAAAAGCACTAGGGTTAAACTTTGCAGCACAATGCTTATTAGATTATAAAAGAACGATTAAGTTTTTAAAAGCAATTGTATCAGCAATTAAAGAAAAACAAAAAGCACATCCAGGAGAATTAATAAAAATATTCTATGCAGGATGCGGACCGTATGCTCCTTTTGTTACTTTAATAGCACCTTTGTTTCAACCAGAAGAAATACAGTTTTCATTGTTAGAAATCAATAAAAACTCAGTGAAATCGGCTAAGAAATTAATTGAAGGTTTAAAATTATCTAACTATGTTAATGAATTTTATACCGCTGATGCAGTCACATTTCAAGTACCAAATTCAGATTCCTTTCATATACTAATAAGTGAAACCTTAGATGCATTATTGTATCGAGAATGCTATGTGCCTATTTTATTTAATTTGCTTCCTCAGTTCAATGCAAACATAACATTACTTCCGGAAAATGTCATACTGCATTTGTCATTTTTAGACAAAGTAGAAAATAGTACCGATTATAAAGAATATGACGGAGATAGTATTCTAGATGTACGCGAATCGGTAGCCTCATTTTCAAATTCAGGAAACATTCCTTCACAATTACCAGAAGTGAAAGTCGATTTAACGTCATTAAATACGAATTGCGAAAAAATGATAATCGATACCAAAGTGCATGTCTATGATGATATTTGGTTGTATAGAAATGAATCTTCATTAACGATACCTCTTGAAATAGTATTGGAACAACCATTAGACAAAAAAGAGATAATTTTCACCTATTTCATAGCACCAGAAATAGAATTGAAATGTAGTATGGCATAA